The uncultured Ilyobacter sp. genome has a segment encoding these proteins:
- a CDS encoding polysaccharide biosynthesis tyrosine autokinase has product MIMETDQNNYNNTYSNPNIENKEKSLMELFFILVRKKNLIILITLLSITLGIAYVQFLNQDVYKAEVTLMVSSRGVYASDRPDDSEIATNQQLASSYTELAKSKNLAKNVIRELDLDIEPEDMRKFIKVTPIKETEFIKISYTDKDPQKATLIVNEISDEFITKIREIMYFDNLRIIEAAEVPEKPAGFGRVLIIEIFAVFGIIFGIFTAFINEFFFSNIINPEVLRKIMMCDVLTNIPDFKHLKLKRGKDKSNLFFKEGQQNQVTEAFRVLRTNIHFIESKKNNILLTTSSVPNEGKSFVAANYAMSEAAIGKKVLLMDLDIRKPRAHVNFGLNYRSGMEEVLLGKKSASEVIVKIEKNLDLIPSKHLNNNVTELIFGNVIEKTLKELGSQYDLIIIDTPPLTVATDAAILSKYSDGVIFVNGYDMTTHKDLLHAKKILSNAGANIYGMVVNKVKKDGYQHGNYGYYNHNYKHYENYIKTK; this is encoded by the coding sequence ATGATTATGGAAACTGACCAAAATAATTATAATAACACTTATTCCAATCCAAATATAGAAAATAAAGAGAAAAGCCTTATGGAGCTATTTTTTATTTTAGTAAGAAAAAAAAATCTAATAATTTTAATAACACTACTTTCAATTACACTAGGAATAGCTTATGTACAATTTTTAAATCAAGATGTATATAAAGCCGAAGTTACTCTTATGGTTTCTAGCAGAGGGGTATATGCATCAGATAGACCAGATGATTCAGAGATAGCTACGAATCAACAATTAGCATCTTCGTATACCGAACTAGCTAAAAGTAAAAATTTAGCAAAAAATGTGATAAGGGAACTAGATTTGGATATTGAACCTGAAGACATGAGAAAATTTATAAAGGTAACCCCTATAAAGGAAACTGAATTCATAAAAATAAGTTATACAGATAAAGATCCTCAGAAAGCAACCCTCATCGTAAATGAAATATCTGATGAATTCATAACGAAAATAAGAGAAATAATGTATTTTGACAACCTGAGGATAATAGAAGCTGCTGAAGTACCTGAAAAACCTGCAGGATTTGGAAGGGTATTGATAATAGAAATTTTTGCAGTATTTGGAATTATCTTTGGAATTTTTACAGCTTTTATAAATGAATTCTTTTTTAGCAATATAATAAATCCAGAAGTCCTTCGGAAAATTATGATGTGTGATGTTCTCACTAACATTCCAGATTTTAAACATCTAAAATTGAAACGTGGGAAAGACAAAAGCAACTTATTTTTCAAAGAAGGTCAACAAAATCAAGTGACTGAGGCTTTTAGGGTGCTCCGAACAAACATCCATTTTATAGAGTCTAAAAAAAATAATATCTTATTGACCACCAGTTCTGTTCCCAACGAAGGAAAAAGTTTTGTTGCTGCAAATTACGCCATGAGTGAAGCAGCCATAGGTAAAAAAGTTCTTCTTATGGACCTTGATATAAGAAAACCCAGAGCTCATGTAAACTTTGGACTGAATTATCGTTCTGGAATGGAGGAAGTTTTATTGGGTAAAAAGAGTGCAAGTGAAGTTATAGTAAAGATAGAGAAGAACCTTGATCTAATTCCTTCAAAGCACTTAAATAATAACGTGACAGAACTGATTTTTGGAAATGTGATTGAAAAAACATTAAAAGAATTGGGTTCTCAATACGACTTAATAATTATAGACACCCCACCTTTAACAGTAGCAACAGATGCAGCCATACTCTCCAAGTACTCCGATGGAGTGATCTTTGTAAATGGATATGATATGACAACCCATAAAGATCTGTTGCATGCAAAAAAAATACTGAGTAATGCCGGAGCAAATATATATGGGATGGTAGTAAATAAAGTAAAAAAAGATGGCTATCAACACGGTAATTACGGTTACTACAACCACAATTATAAACATTATGAAAATTATATAAAAACTAAATAA
- a CDS encoding glycosyltransferase, which produces MKIIQVVECFGGGVYSFLTDLCNNLVIGNEIIIIYSQREETPKNFKNDFDPSIRFIKLDLSLINWINASLKLAKIIKKEKPAVIHLHSSKAGFIGRIAKFISNYRGKLFYNPHGLSFLRLDLSKKIRKILFLAEYFLAKFGGIIIAVSNSELNEIKKISTNSILINNGVNIDKLEKELKSINTEKTDTKQIIVGTVGRIVFQKNPKLFNEIAKEFPDFKFIWVGDGDLKSELIEDNIKITGWLSRKNTLIEMSKFDIYIQTSLWEGLPISILEALYLKKPIIVNNAIGNIDTVQKNGFICSSKTDFLKALYFLKNKNVRENLGKKSFEYLNLNFNAKDTLKKYKKLYNLI; this is translated from the coding sequence ATGAAAATAATACAAGTGGTTGAGTGTTTTGGAGGGGGAGTGTATTCATTTTTAACAGATCTCTGTAATAATTTAGTCATAGGAAATGAGATTATAATAATATACTCTCAAAGGGAAGAAACCCCAAAAAATTTCAAAAATGATTTTGATCCAAGTATTCGGTTTATTAAACTTGACTTGAGTTTAATAAACTGGATAAATGCATCTTTAAAACTTGCAAAGATAATAAAAAAGGAAAAGCCTGCAGTAATTCATTTACACTCGTCAAAAGCTGGTTTTATTGGAAGAATAGCAAAATTCATTTCAAATTACAGAGGAAAACTATTCTATAATCCTCATGGGCTCTCCTTTTTAAGATTGGATTTATCAAAAAAAATCAGAAAAATACTTTTTTTAGCAGAATACTTTCTTGCAAAATTTGGAGGAATTATTATTGCTGTATCCAATTCTGAACTGAATGAAATAAAAAAAATTAGTACTAATTCAATTTTAATAAATAATGGTGTAAATATAGATAAATTAGAAAAAGAATTAAAAAGTATAAATACCGAGAAAACAGATACAAAACAGATTATAGTTGGAACAGTGGGCAGGATAGTATTTCAAAAAAATCCAAAATTGTTTAATGAAATTGCAAAAGAATTTCCAGACTTTAAATTTATTTGGGTCGGTGATGGAGATTTAAAATCTGAGCTGATTGAAGACAATATTAAAATTACGGGATGGTTAAGCAGGAAAAATACACTAATAGAAATGTCAAAATTTGATATATATATACAGACTTCTCTTTGGGAAGGACTTCCGATTTCTATTTTAGAAGCACTATATTTAAAAAAACCAATTATTGTTAATAATGCTATAGGAAATATAGATACCGTCCAAAAAAATGGATTTATTTGTAGCAGCAAGACAGATTTTTTAAAAGCACTTTATTTTTTAAAAAATAAAAATGTAAGAGAGAATCTAGGCAAAAAAAGTTTTGAATATTTAAATCTAAATTTCAATGCAAAGGATACTTTAAAAAAATATAAAAAATTATATAATTTAATATAG
- a CDS encoding glycosyltransferase family 2 protein, whose protein sequence is MENRKLISVVVPFYNIGNYVIKTIDSLESQTYRNFEVIFVDDASYDNSLNIVEEYLNKVSFKYKIIHLSKNKGVSNARNIGLDNSKGEYIYFLDSDDYISENTFEKIIEIFSCENPDIIFFKFKRVDENGTLIEHYNDKFKDVNRIENSKDILIKYLNLEIFIYTCSVIYKKEVINNFYFNEIEYIEDQDFIIRTLLNANRIGYIDSELVKYTCREGSIMNSGFNLKLLSKAKLFDTLYNQYKTSDNELSRLFAKRRAREILFITRTYIKNRLDLKIREINTFIKKNILSNEIVFYLDKKYLKELSKKDLIQILLLKHFPTLFIKIVAFYYNFIISKQLNYLKEKIRFHETHIIENKRNI, encoded by the coding sequence ATGGAAAATAGAAAATTGATAAGCGTTGTAGTTCCATTTTATAATATCGGAAATTATGTTATAAAAACTATCGATAGCTTAGAATCGCAGACCTATAGAAATTTTGAGGTGATATTTGTAGATGATGCTTCCTATGACAATAGTTTAAATATTGTTGAGGAATATCTAAATAAAGTGTCCTTTAAATATAAAATTATACATCTATCAAAAAATAAAGGTGTGAGCAATGCTAGAAATATTGGATTAGATAATTCAAAAGGAGAATATATCTACTTTTTAGATTCTGACGACTATATTTCTGAAAATACATTTGAAAAGATTATAGAAATATTTTCCTGTGAAAATCCTGATATTATATTTTTCAAATTTAAACGTGTAGATGAAAATGGAACTCTTATTGAACACTATAACGATAAATTTAAAGATGTGAACAGGATTGAAAATAGCAAAGATATTTTAATAAAATATCTAAATTTAGAAATCTTTATATATACTTGTAGTGTGATCTATAAAAAAGAGGTAATCAATAATTTCTATTTTAATGAAATTGAATATATAGAAGATCAAGATTTTATCATTAGAACTTTACTAAATGCCAATAGAATAGGATATATTGATTCGGAACTTGTTAAATACACCTGCAGAGAAGGTTCCATAATGAATAGCGGATTTAATTTAAAGTTATTAAGTAAAGCAAAGCTCTTTGACACTTTATACAATCAATATAAAACAAGTGATAATGAGTTAAGCAGACTATTTGCCAAAAGAAGGGCAAGAGAAATATTATTTATAACTAGAACTTATATAAAAAATAGATTAGATTTAAAAATTAGAGAGATAAATACTTTTATTAAAAAAAATATTTTATCAAATGAAATAGTTTTCTATCTTGATAAGAAATATCTTAAAGAATTAAGTAAAAAAGATCTTATTCAAATTTTATTACTTAAGCATTTTCCTACTTTATTCATAAAAATAGTGGCATTTTATTATAACTTTATAATATCAAAACAATTGAACTACTTGAAAGAAAAAATACGATTTCATGAAACCCATATAATCGAAAACAAAAGAAATATTTAA
- a CDS encoding glycosyltransferase family 2 protein → MTNLLDYENNFLKIESIESKLIYGDLNFNKNPALTIAIPTYKRPLLLKEALDSALNQIDYIDYEVIVVDNDSDSDTETEKLIKSYNNPKLLYYKNEVNLGLVGNWNRCIELARGKWYSMLHDDDLLAETFLKEAVKVLDKNPNISFLKVNNLILDERDLTKKDRLKLKFIEKIKNLRKKLRRLKEVDYIINNPMNGPVGIIMKKENAMSLGGFSERAYPALDYVFFTRYFLKYDTYFYNKTLCYYRISKNESFKQGVMISCAKINYYVIQELINPHFFKKIIFKKYPLYYVLITAKKVKNYLKLNITEEELSFLKENNHLNFFWFPFYWFIRVVWFFKTCIF, encoded by the coding sequence ATGACTAATCTATTGGATTATGAAAACAATTTCTTAAAAATTGAATCTATAGAATCTAAATTAATTTACGGTGATTTAAACTTCAATAAAAATCCCGCGTTAACGATAGCGATCCCGACATATAAAAGACCATTATTATTGAAAGAGGCATTGGACAGTGCTTTAAACCAGATAGACTATATAGATTACGAAGTTATTGTTGTAGACAATGATTCAGATTCTGATACTGAAACAGAAAAATTAATAAAAAGTTATAATAATCCTAAACTTCTTTATTATAAAAATGAAGTAAATCTTGGTTTAGTTGGAAATTGGAATCGTTGTATTGAATTAGCTAGAGGAAAATGGTATTCAATGCTCCATGATGACGATTTACTTGCAGAAACATTTCTAAAAGAAGCCGTTAAAGTTTTGGACAAAAATCCAAATATTTCATTTTTAAAAGTAAATAATTTGATCCTTGATGAAAGAGATTTGACAAAAAAAGATAGATTGAAACTTAAATTCATAGAAAAAATCAAAAATTTAAGGAAAAAATTAAGAAGACTGAAAGAAGTAGATTACATTATAAACAATCCTATGAATGGACCTGTTGGAATAATTATGAAGAAAGAAAATGCAATGTCTCTTGGAGGATTTAGCGAAAGAGCATACCCAGCTCTTGATTATGTATTTTTCACAAGATATTTTTTAAAGTATGACACATATTTCTATAATAAAACCCTCTGTTATTATAGAATATCAAAAAATGAAAGTTTTAAACAAGGAGTTATGATTTCTTGTGCAAAAATAAATTATTATGTGATTCAAGAATTAATAAATCCACATTTTTTCAAGAAAATTATTTTTAAAAAATATCCTTTATACTATGTGCTAATAACTGCGAAAAAAGTGAAAAATTATTTAAAATTAAACATTACAGAGGAAGAATTAAGTTTTTTAAAAGAAAACAACCATTTAAACTTTTTTTGGTTCCCTTTCTACTGGTTTATTAGAGTAGTTTGGTTTTTTAAAACTTGCATATTTTAA
- a CDS encoding FAD-dependent oxidoreductase codes for MSKDIVILGAGISGISASYHLKEKNISSVIFEKNSSWGGLLDNFKINGFRFDRFVHLSFATDEHVKEIFTKSSDYHTHVPDPFNYYSGYWIKHPAQNNLYPLPEEKKKRIIDDFKRREKKEISEIKNYEEWLRVQFGDYFSENFPMPYTRKYWTLEARDMETKWIGKRMYRPTLEEVKKGCETAETPVTYYAKEMRYPKKGGYKSFLTSMVGGLNIRLNKKVIKINLEKHKIYFSDGTQCKYKKLISSLPLPEICKLIENTPEEVSSASEKLLCTSGYLVSLGFNRPDIAKNLWFYIYDEDILSARVYSPSLKSSDNAPEGCSSLQAEIYFSKYKRISLSEEEILQHTIDKLIKMKVFEEKDLVVKSIKKEDYANVVFDHRIYENRKIVLDFLKKMGIISVGRFGEWKYLWSDQSLISGQMGADKLIKEMSK; via the coding sequence ATGAGCAAGGATATAGTGATTTTAGGAGCTGGCATTTCCGGCATATCTGCATCTTATCATTTAAAAGAAAAAAATATTTCTTCTGTGATTTTTGAAAAAAATTCTTCTTGGGGTGGTTTACTAGATAATTTTAAAATTAACGGGTTCAGATTCGACAGGTTTGTACATTTGTCCTTTGCAACAGATGAACATGTAAAAGAAATATTTACGAAATCTTCTGATTATCATACTCACGTACCTGACCCATTTAATTACTATAGTGGATATTGGATAAAACACCCTGCTCAAAATAATCTCTATCCACTTCCGGAAGAGAAAAAGAAAAGAATAATAGATGACTTCAAACGCAGAGAAAAAAAAGAGATCTCAGAAATAAAAAATTATGAGGAGTGGCTTAGAGTTCAATTTGGAGATTATTTTTCAGAAAATTTTCCTATGCCATATACCAGAAAATACTGGACACTGGAAGCTAGGGACATGGAAACAAAATGGATTGGGAAAAGAATGTACAGGCCTACTTTGGAAGAGGTGAAAAAAGGCTGTGAAACAGCAGAAACTCCAGTTACTTATTATGCAAAAGAGATGAGATACCCTAAAAAGGGAGGATATAAATCTTTTCTCACAAGTATGGTGGGCGGACTTAATATTCGCCTTAATAAAAAAGTAATAAAAATTAATTTGGAAAAACATAAAATTTATTTTTCAGACGGTACTCAGTGTAAATATAAAAAACTTATCTCTAGTCTGCCGCTGCCTGAGATTTGTAAGCTCATAGAAAATACTCCTGAAGAAGTTTCTTCAGCTTCCGAAAAACTTTTATGTACTTCAGGTTATCTTGTTTCCCTTGGATTCAACAGGCCCGATATAGCAAAAAATTTATGGTTTTATATATACGACGAAGATATATTAAGTGCTAGGGTATACTCACCTAGTTTAAAATCTTCCGATAATGCTCCTGAAGGATGCAGCTCCCTTCAGGCTGAAATTTATTTTTCAAAATACAAGAGAATATCCCTTTCGGAAGAAGAAATCTTACAGCATACCATAGATAAGCTAATTAAAATGAAAGTGTTTGAGGAAAAAGACCTGGTGGTAAAATCCATAAAAAAAGAAGATTATGCAAATGTAGTTTTTGATCATAGGATTTATGAAAACAGAAAAATAGTTTTAGATTTTTTAAAAAAAATGGGGATTATATCGGTGGGCAGATTTGGAGAATGGAAATATTTATGGAGTGATCAGAGCCTTATAAGCGGACAGATGGGAGCAGATAAGCTTATAAAAGAAATGTCTAAATAA